In Leptospira saintgironsiae, one genomic interval encodes:
- a CDS encoding PhzF family phenazine biosynthesis protein translates to MKNEYTIFQIDAFTDSLFKGNPAAVVPWEGDWLPDSKLIDLAAENNLSETAFFRSRKEKGEYDLRWFTPGVEVDLCGHATLATAFAIYEVLEDRSDVPSLKFHTKSGILEVFQENGKYYLDFPARPPVRTDYSPDDVASCFNIKAKEILKARDIVFVFEKESDVRELIPNHEALKNLPFFAAIVTAPADSGKSYDFVSRFFAPAKGVPEDPVTGSSHCTLIPFWSEKFGKKELNAYQASARGGYLVCENKGERVRIGGNCKLYLKGSFYME, encoded by the coding sequence ATGAAAAACGAATATACGATTTTCCAAATAGACGCATTTACAGATTCTTTATTCAAAGGAAATCCTGCAGCAGTTGTTCCTTGGGAAGGAGACTGGTTGCCAGACTCCAAACTTATCGATCTAGCAGCAGAGAATAATTTATCAGAGACTGCATTCTTTCGTTCTAGAAAAGAGAAGGGAGAATATGATCTGAGATGGTTCACTCCAGGTGTAGAAGTGGATCTTTGCGGTCATGCAACTTTGGCAACTGCGTTTGCAATTTACGAAGTGTTGGAAGATAGATCGGATGTTCCTTCTTTGAAATTTCATACTAAGAGTGGGATCTTGGAAGTGTTTCAGGAGAATGGAAAATACTATTTGGATTTTCCTGCAAGGCCGCCGGTAAGGACTGATTATTCTCCGGACGATGTGGCTTCTTGTTTTAATATAAAAGCAAAAGAGATTTTAAAAGCTCGAGATATTGTATTCGTTTTTGAGAAAGAATCAGATGTACGAGAATTAATCCCGAATCATGAAGCCTTGAAAAATCTTCCATTCTTTGCAGCGATTGTGACTGCTCCCGCAGACAGTGGGAAGTCCTACGATTTTGTTTCTAGATTTTTTGCTCCAGCTAAAGGAGTTCCAGAAGATCCAGTGACCGGTTCTTCTCATTGTACTTTAATCCCTTTTTGGTCTGAAAAATTTGGGAAGAAGGAACTGAATGCTTATCAAGCTTCTGCAAGAGGTGGATATTTAGTTTGCGAGAATAAAGGAGAACGGGTCCGTATAGGAGGAAACTGCAAACTTTATTTAAAAGGTTCCTTTTATATGGAGTAA
- a CDS encoding NADPH-dependent F420 reductase, with amino-acid sequence MKIGVLGTGMVGETIGSKLIEKGHEVKMGSRSATNEKAAGWVSKSGSQASQGTFKDAASFGDILFNCTKGEISVEVLKSAGEETLKGKVLVDLANALDFSKGRPPGLIFGTNDSLGETIQKSFPDLKVVKTLNTMNCTIMVNASGVPGEHDVFICGNDPEAKKKVSDLLAKDFSWKNIIDLGDITGARATEMILPLWLRLYGTFGNTDFNFHITR; translated from the coding sequence ATGAAAATCGGAGTTTTAGGGACTGGAATGGTAGGAGAAACCATCGGTAGCAAACTAATCGAAAAAGGACACGAGGTAAAAATGGGATCTCGTTCCGCTACAAATGAAAAAGCGGCCGGGTGGGTTTCTAAATCGGGAAGTCAAGCGTCTCAAGGAACCTTTAAGGATGCAGCTTCTTTCGGAGACATTCTCTTTAATTGTACCAAGGGAGAGATCAGTGTAGAAGTTTTAAAATCCGCTGGAGAAGAAACTCTGAAAGGAAAGGTTTTAGTAGATCTAGCTAACGCCCTTGATTTTTCTAAAGGAAGGCCTCCTGGTTTAATCTTTGGAACAAATGATTCTTTAGGTGAAACCATCCAAAAATCTTTTCCAGATCTGAAAGTGGTTAAAACATTAAATACAATGAATTGTACTATTATGGTAAACGCTTCCGGAGTTCCAGGAGAACATGATGTATTCATTTGTGGAAACGATCCGGAAGCAAAGAAAAAAGTCTCAGATCTTTTAGCTAAGGATTTTAGTTGGAAGAATATTATCGACCTAGGGGATATCACCGGTGCAAGGGCAACCGAAATGATACTACCTCTTTGGTTAAGATTGTACGGAACTTTCGGTAATACGGATTTTAATTTCCATATTACCAGATAG
- a CDS encoding DUF423 domain-containing protein, with protein sequence MASKNSNSIPLFLSAILGFLAVALGAFGAHGLKSILTPDLLVIYETGARYHLIHAVVLLVLALSGKLSESKFRRIGFWLIFSGILIFSGSLYALSLTGVRVLGAITPFGGLAFLSGWASIAYSAFSDKE encoded by the coding sequence ATGGCATCCAAAAATTCTAACTCTATTCCATTATTCTTATCTGCTATTTTAGGTTTTTTAGCAGTGGCTCTTGGAGCATTCGGAGCCCACGGATTAAAATCAATATTAACTCCTGACTTGTTAGTAATCTATGAAACAGGAGCAAGATATCATCTCATCCATGCAGTAGTTTTACTAGTGCTAGCATTGAGTGGAAAACTTTCAGAATCCAAGTTTAGAAGGATCGGTTTTTGGCTGATCTTCAGCGGGATCTTGATCTTCTCCGGTTCATTATACGCGCTTTCTTTAACAGGAGTCCGAGTTTTAGGTGCAATCACCCCCTTTGGAGGATTGGCATTTTTGTCCGGCTGGGCATCTATAGCTTATTCGGCTTTCTCTGATAAGGAATAA
- a CDS encoding TRL-like family protein, with translation MFLTNCLYTNIKSPGWYYSQSYSDVRGMEPVGKLEGTSCGTSWLWMVYTGDESYEAAVQNAIKDKADLLFDVQTDYSYKSFIFALYFEKCTRVTGIGVKLPQRLLKKE, from the coding sequence ATGTTCCTTACGAACTGTCTTTATACGAATATCAAATCTCCAGGTTGGTACTATTCTCAAAGTTATTCAGATGTAAGAGGAATGGAGCCAGTAGGAAAATTAGAAGGAACATCCTGCGGAACTAGCTGGCTCTGGATGGTTTACACTGGAGATGAGAGTTACGAGGCTGCGGTCCAAAATGCAATTAAGGATAAAGCGGACCTTCTATTCGATGTTCAAACTGATTATAGTTACAAATCCTTTATATTCGCTCTTTATTTTGAAAAATGCACCAGAGTTACTGGGATAGGAGTGAAACTTCCACAAAGACTTTTGAAAAAAGAATGA
- the rocD gene encoding ornithine--oxo-acid transaminase has protein sequence MHTQTSQFYFDTEKEYGAFNYEPLPVVLERGKGIFLWDTDGKRYFDFLSAYSAVNQGHCHPKIIETLKTQSEKLTLTSRAFYNDQLGPMEKFLCDTFGFDRMVPMNTGVEAAETSVKLARRWAYQIKKVPSDKAKIVFASGNFWGRSIGAISASTDPTSRGDFGPFVPGFSIIPFNDVEALKKELEDPNVAAFMVEPIQGEAGVIVPREGYLKEVRKLCSENNVLLILDEVQTGLGRTGKLLAADHENVKPDLLVLGKALSGGTLPVSAVLSSDEIILTLKPGTHGSTFGGNPLAAAVAKTAIQVLLEENLSENSDMRGAEFRSSLQALKSEYPDKVKEIRGKGLLNAVEFFPDATGPRAKKICYKLLESGILAKQTHDHTIRFAPPLCISKSELEEATTLILQTIRKTLD, from the coding sequence ATGCACACGCAAACTTCCCAATTTTACTTCGATACCGAAAAAGAGTACGGAGCATTTAACTACGAACCTCTTCCCGTTGTGTTAGAGAGAGGGAAGGGTATCTTTCTTTGGGATACGGATGGGAAAAGATATTTCGATTTTTTATCCGCATACAGTGCAGTGAACCAAGGCCATTGCCATCCTAAAATTATAGAAACATTAAAAACCCAATCCGAAAAACTAACTCTTACTTCCAGAGCGTTCTATAATGACCAACTGGGTCCTATGGAAAAATTTTTATGTGATACATTCGGATTTGATAGAATGGTTCCAATGAACACAGGAGTAGAAGCAGCAGAGACTTCTGTCAAACTTGCAAGAAGATGGGCATACCAAATTAAAAAAGTTCCTTCGGACAAAGCTAAGATCGTTTTCGCTTCTGGAAATTTCTGGGGAAGAAGTATCGGTGCAATTTCCGCTTCTACTGATCCGACGAGCAGAGGAGATTTTGGTCCCTTCGTTCCAGGGTTTTCTATCATTCCATTTAACGATGTAGAAGCCTTAAAAAAAGAATTAGAAGATCCTAATGTAGCTGCTTTTATGGTGGAACCTATCCAGGGAGAAGCAGGAGTAATCGTCCCAAGAGAAGGTTATCTAAAAGAAGTACGTAAACTTTGCTCCGAGAATAATGTGCTTCTGATCTTGGATGAAGTACAAACCGGTCTTGGTAGAACTGGAAAACTTTTGGCTGCAGATCATGAGAATGTAAAACCAGATCTACTCGTGCTCGGCAAAGCTTTATCCGGAGGAACTCTTCCTGTTTCTGCAGTTTTAAGTTCTGATGAGATTATTCTTACTTTAAAACCGGGAACCCATGGCTCCACATTCGGAGGAAATCCTTTAGCAGCCGCGGTTGCTAAAACAGCAATCCAAGTATTATTAGAAGAAAATCTTTCAGAGAACTCAGATATGAGAGGAGCAGAATTTCGCTCTTCTCTACAAGCTCTGAAGTCTGAATATCCTGATAAAGTTAAAGAGATCAGAGGAAAGGGATTGTTAAACGCAGTGGAATTTTTCCCAGATGCGACTGGGCCAAGAGCCAAAAAGATCTGCTACAAACTATTAGAGTCCGGAATCCTTGCAAAACAAACTCATGATCATACAATCCGTTTTGCTCCTCCTCTTTGTATTTCCAAATCCGAGTTAGAAGAGGCGACAACTCTCATTCTCCAAACAATCCGTAAAACCCTTGACTAA
- a CDS encoding cation:proton antiporter, which translates to MEHHSLTLLVDIALSIIFATFFAIIAKAFKQPLVLGYVIAGLIIGPLFGPYVGGKLTIGYVKSEESIELISEIGLILLLFIIGLEIDLKELARMGRSMFALGVIQFFLGVAAAWFAFRTFFPPAPGNFDLLYFAIALSLSSTMIVVKLLHDKFEISTVAGRLTIGVLVLQDIWAILFMGIQPDLQDPQILNVLGSLVKGIALVAVAFIVSRYILSRIFLFAASKPELVLITSIAWCFFLCGVAEKLQLSKEMGALIAGVSIAAFPYGADVISKLSGIRDFFITLFFVALGMKIQAPSASDLGLAFLAVGFVLVSRVLIIAPTVFFSGKGLRAGIVAGLNLAQISEFSLVILALGVQKEHIGKDLQAIVLTSMIIASIISTYVILFNDAIARGIISFLSIFGVKENKEPLESQVTGETKRDIVVLGYFRIAQGLIDGIENDKPSWLKRMLVVDFNPIYRQTLESKGIRWAYGDLANPESLHHLGIEEARYIVCTVSDMILKGTTNRRLLESLKSICRHHQPKIILTTDDPKEAEVLRNNGAAHVIVPGKISGLSLFTELSGMVDQNGSSTIAKSAKAKPKKATSNKKKVQKTK; encoded by the coding sequence ATGGAACATCATTCACTTACTCTATTAGTTGATATCGCCCTTAGTATTATTTTCGCGACTTTCTTCGCAATCATAGCAAAAGCATTCAAACAACCTTTGGTCTTGGGTTATGTAATCGCAGGTTTGATCATCGGCCCATTATTCGGACCTTATGTAGGTGGAAAGCTAACCATCGGGTATGTTAAAAGTGAAGAAAGTATAGAACTGATCTCTGAGATCGGTTTGATCCTTTTATTGTTCATTATCGGTTTAGAGATCGATCTAAAAGAATTGGCCAGAATGGGACGCTCGATGTTCGCTCTGGGAGTTATACAATTCTTCTTAGGTGTTGCAGCAGCTTGGTTTGCATTCCGCACATTCTTCCCTCCTGCTCCAGGAAATTTTGATCTTCTATACTTTGCGATCGCTCTATCTCTCAGTTCCACAATGATCGTGGTCAAACTACTTCATGATAAATTTGAGATCAGTACTGTTGCTGGGCGACTTACGATAGGTGTTTTGGTCCTACAAGATATTTGGGCCATTCTATTTATGGGGATCCAACCAGACTTACAAGATCCTCAGATCCTGAATGTGCTTGGATCCTTGGTCAAAGGTATCGCTCTTGTTGCGGTCGCTTTCATAGTCAGTCGTTATATTCTATCTAGAATTTTCTTATTCGCGGCTTCCAAACCTGAATTGGTTTTGATCACTTCTATTGCTTGGTGTTTTTTCTTATGCGGTGTCGCAGAAAAACTTCAACTATCTAAAGAGATGGGAGCATTGATCGCCGGTGTAAGTATCGCAGCTTTCCCTTATGGCGCAGATGTGATCAGTAAACTTTCCGGGATCAGGGACTTCTTTATTACATTATTTTTCGTAGCTCTTGGAATGAAAATCCAAGCTCCGAGTGCGAGTGATTTAGGACTCGCATTCTTGGCGGTTGGATTCGTTTTAGTGAGCAGAGTTTTGATCATTGCTCCAACAGTATTCTTCTCAGGCAAAGGTTTAAGAGCAGGGATTGTTGCAGGTCTTAACTTGGCACAAATTTCCGAATTCTCTTTGGTGATCTTGGCTCTTGGAGTGCAAAAGGAACATATTGGAAAAGACCTACAAGCGATCGTTCTCACTTCTATGATCATCGCTTCTATCATTTCCACTTATGTGATCTTATTTAATGATGCGATCGCAAGAGGAATCATCTCCTTCTTATCTATCTTTGGAGTGAAGGAAAATAAAGAGCCATTAGAGTCCCAAGTTACCGGTGAAACAAAAAGAGATATCGTAGTCTTAGGATATTTCAGAATTGCACAAGGTTTAATCGATGGGATAGAAAATGATAAACCTTCTTGGCTCAAAAGAATGTTGGTAGTGGATTTCAATCCTATCTATAGACAAACTTTAGAATCTAAAGGGATTCGTTGGGCATATGGAGATTTAGCAAACCCGGAAAGCCTTCATCATTTAGGAATAGAGGAAGCAAGATATATAGTTTGTACAGTCTCCGATATGATCCTAAAAGGAACTACCAATCGTAGATTGCTGGAATCGTTAAAAAGTATCTGTAGACATCACCAACCTAAGATCATCCTAACTACGGACGATCCTAAAGAAGCTGAAGTTCTCAGAAATAATGGAGCGGCCCACGTAATCGTTCCAGGTAAAATTTCAGGACTTTCTCTATTCACTGAATTATCAGGAATGGTAGATCAAAACGGAAGCAGTACAATTGCTAAATCTGCAAAAGCAAAACCTAAAAAAGCTACGTCCAATAAGAAGAAGGTCCAAAAGACCAAGTAG
- a CDS encoding DUF1289 domain-containing protein, producing MIVRSPCIKICNMDYDTGLCEGCYRTLEEIGKWTMYTEDERKTIRLKIEERKISLGKPSFKNS from the coding sequence ATGATTGTTCGTTCTCCATGTATCAAAATTTGCAATATGGACTATGACACCGGTCTCTGCGAGGGTTGTTATCGCACCCTAGAAGAGATCGGTAAATGGACTATGTATACGGAAGACGAAAGAAAAACGATCCGACTCAAAATAGAAGAAAGAAAAATTTCTCTCGGAAAACCTTCTTTCAAAAATTCTTAA
- a CDS encoding glycosyltransferase family 4 protein, which produces MKARRIKIGFDARMIAHSGIGSRIKGLLNWLGDIASKKGIQITLLGNPDLIKKNLSPKAFASYEILEYDAGIYSIKEWFGIPEMKDFDLLDIPHFNAPLKFLDRCVVTIHDIIPFRMKQFHSSFLKQAYMKIVFLLIRRKSKKIITVSDFTAKDITEVFSFSSSQMKTIYNGLDSKTFSPKSDSEKKKFLKQYGLKSGYLLSVGIGKEHKNLGFVLKSLKKLWSEKKIKADWVIAGSGGKLPDYLVEDAKGWEDRIKLVPYLSEQELATLYSVAGLLVYPSLYEGFGFPPVEAQSCGCPVYSSNSSVLPEILEDTAFFFDPTDSHSFETDLVKLLGSPKLLSSKTKAGLKNSKRFDWKKSAIEIVEEYLQLLKS; this is translated from the coding sequence ATGAAGGCTAGAAGGATCAAAATCGGATTTGATGCAAGGATGATTGCCCATTCAGGGATTGGTTCCAGGATCAAAGGACTTTTGAATTGGTTAGGAGATATTGCTTCTAAAAAAGGGATCCAGATTACGCTTCTGGGAAATCCCGATCTTATAAAAAAGAATCTTTCACCTAAGGCATTCGCTAGTTACGAAATCTTAGAATACGATGCAGGGATCTATTCTATCAAAGAATGGTTCGGCATTCCTGAAATGAAAGATTTTGACCTGTTGGATATCCCACATTTCAACGCGCCTTTAAAATTTCTAGATCGTTGTGTTGTTACCATCCACGATATCATTCCATTCAGAATGAAACAATTCCATTCTTCTTTTTTGAAACAAGCATATATGAAGATTGTGTTTTTGCTTATTAGGAGGAAGTCCAAAAAGATCATTACTGTTTCTGATTTTACTGCAAAAGACATTACAGAAGTTTTTTCGTTTTCTTCATCTCAGATGAAAACTATCTATAATGGCTTGGACTCAAAAACATTTTCTCCTAAAAGCGATTCAGAAAAGAAGAAGTTCCTAAAACAGTATGGACTCAAATCTGGATACTTGCTTAGCGTTGGGATCGGAAAGGAGCATAAGAATTTAGGATTTGTTCTTAAATCTCTTAAAAAACTTTGGTCCGAAAAAAAGATCAAAGCTGATTGGGTGATCGCAGGCTCCGGTGGAAAACTTCCTGACTATTTAGTTGAGGATGCAAAAGGTTGGGAAGATAGAATCAAATTAGTCCCTTATCTGTCGGAGCAAGAATTAGCGACCTTATATTCTGTAGCGGGATTACTTGTTTATCCTTCTTTATATGAGGGATTTGGATTTCCTCCTGTAGAGGCTCAATCATGTGGATGTCCTGTATATTCTTCTAACTCAAGCGTTCTTCCTGAAATTTTAGAGGATACTGCATTCTTCTTTGATCCAACAGATTCTCACTCTTTTGAAACTGACTTAGTTAAATTATTAGGATCTCCAAAACTTCTAAGTTCTAAAACCAAAGCAGGTCTAAAAAATTCTAAAAGGTTTGATTGGAAAAAATCTGCAATAGAAATTGTAGAAGAATATTTGCAGTTGTTGAAGAGCTGA
- the folE gene encoding GTP cyclohydrolase I FolE, with protein sequence MENEVTSILKAIGEDPNREGLLNTPKRVRKAYEFLTSGYKADIDTIVNGAIFEEDSQGMVLVRDIEMYSLCEHHLLPFFGKAHVGYIPNKKIIGISKIPRIVDVFARRLQVQERMTEQIAYALMEVLDPLGVAVVIKAKHLCMMMRGVEKQNSELFTSCMLGEFKTNMVTRSEFLDLIRTGST encoded by the coding sequence TTGGAAAACGAAGTAACGAGTATATTAAAAGCAATCGGAGAAGATCCGAATAGAGAAGGACTTTTAAACACTCCTAAGAGAGTCCGGAAAGCTTATGAATTCCTGACCTCTGGTTATAAGGCGGACATAGATACAATTGTGAATGGAGCAATTTTCGAAGAGGACAGCCAAGGTATGGTCCTTGTCCGAGATATCGAAATGTATTCTCTCTGCGAACATCATCTTCTCCCATTTTTTGGAAAGGCTCACGTTGGTTATATTCCGAATAAAAAGATCATTGGGATTTCCAAGATCCCGCGTATCGTAGACGTATTTGCGAGAAGGTTACAGGTTCAGGAAAGAATGACTGAACAAATAGCATACGCCCTAATGGAAGTTTTAGATCCTTTGGGCGTTGCAGTAGTCATCAAAGCAAAACATCTTTGTATGATGATGAGAGGAGTAGAAAAACAAAACTCCGAACTTTTCACTTCTTGTATGCTCGGAGAATTTAAAACGAATATGGTGACTAGGAGCGAGTTTCTGGATTTAATTCGGACCGGTTCGACCTAG
- a CDS encoding lysophospholipid acyltransferase family protein, translated as MSEKLDTRESFKRRFLVWLVPTIVVFLQRIIGLTSRKVELGKEHFNSLYPLKKPFILCVWHTNVLYSPYLNKNRKLAVLISESKDGDFITGVVHRFGNGSIRGSSSKGGSKALKAMIVHLRKNLPAAFTPDGPRGPAWIVQPGVIAAAQVSQVPILPFHYECTKQWIAEKSWDKHRIPKPFTTFVISYGEPIMIPRDLDEAGFERERLKVEKAMLENKSRAEQKAEELRVKSSSRSNRSELNPETRS; from the coding sequence ATGTCGGAAAAATTGGATACTCGGGAAAGTTTTAAGCGTAGGTTCTTAGTTTGGTTGGTACCTACCATTGTAGTTTTTTTACAAAGGATCATCGGACTCACCTCAAGAAAGGTAGAATTAGGAAAGGAGCATTTTAATTCTCTTTATCCTTTGAAGAAACCGTTTATCCTCTGTGTTTGGCATACGAACGTTCTTTATTCACCATACTTGAATAAGAATCGTAAGTTAGCAGTTTTGATCTCTGAATCTAAAGACGGAGATTTTATTACCGGAGTAGTGCATAGATTCGGTAACGGAAGTATTCGTGGTAGTTCTTCCAAAGGTGGATCAAAAGCACTTAAGGCAATGATCGTTCACTTGAGAAAAAATCTTCCTGCAGCATTTACTCCTGATGGGCCTAGAGGTCCAGCTTGGATTGTTCAACCTGGAGTGATTGCCGCGGCCCAAGTCTCTCAGGTCCCAATCTTACCTTTTCATTATGAATGTACAAAACAATGGATTGCGGAGAAGTCTTGGGACAAACATAGGATCCCAAAACCTTTCACAACCTTTGTAATCTCTTACGGAGAACCAATCATGATCCCAAGAGATCTAGATGAGGCTGGCTTCGAAAGAGAAAGATTAAAAGTGGAGAAAGCAATGCTCGAAAATAAAAGTCGAGCAGAGCAAAAAGCAGAAGAACTTAGAGTTAAATCTTCTTCTAGGTCGAACCGGTCCGAATTAAATCCAGAAACTCGCTCCTAG
- the acs gene encoding acetate--CoA ligase, producing MSKERIVQPFANFKKTANITLKDYKALYKESIENPKKFWAREASTRLTWFKKWTKVLDHDFKNAKVKWFEGGKLNVSYNCLDRYIDTPLKNKAAIIWEGDNPQESKTYTYYDLYREVNKFANVLKSSGIRKGDVVMVYLPMIPELAITILACTRIGAIHSVVFGGFSPEALQSRIEDCKPRLIVTSDGGYRGGKSLDLKKAVDTALDQSSEKVNNVIVVRRTGQETELNWKEGRDRWWHYLINDPNLPAYCKPEQMDSEDPLFILYTSGSTGKPKGVLHTTGGYLLGVNMTFHYVFDIKPTDTYWCTADIGWVTGHSYLVYGPLSNGATSIMFEGVPTYPDVGRFWDVIDKHGVTVFYTAPTAIRSLMREGTDPIEKRNLSTLRLIGSVGEPINPEAWEWYFKYVGKSKCPIVDTWWQTETGAIMISPLPGAIAQKPGSATLPFFGVQPVLLNDEGKEINSKGEVSGNLAIKSPWPSMMRGVFKDPKRFFDTYFSIYKGYYFTGDGARRDKDGYYWITGRVDDVINVSGHRIGSAEVESALVENLSVAEAAVVGFPHDIKGQGIYAYVTVKEGVTTNDSLKKELITTVEKMIGKIARPDVIHWAPGLPKTRSGKIMRRILRKIASGEFEGLGDISTLADPSVVEKLIDDKKKYHS from the coding sequence ATGTCGAAAGAAAGAATCGTCCAGCCGTTCGCTAATTTCAAAAAAACGGCAAATATCACCCTCAAAGATTATAAAGCATTATATAAAGAATCCATAGAGAATCCTAAAAAGTTCTGGGCCAGAGAAGCTTCTACCCGACTTACCTGGTTCAAAAAGTGGACCAAAGTTTTAGATCACGATTTTAAGAATGCAAAAGTAAAATGGTTCGAGGGAGGCAAATTGAATGTCTCCTATAATTGCCTCGACCGTTATATAGATACTCCTTTAAAAAATAAGGCGGCTATCATTTGGGAAGGCGATAATCCCCAAGAATCTAAAACTTATACCTATTACGATCTTTATCGTGAAGTGAATAAGTTTGCAAACGTTCTCAAAAGTTCAGGTATCAGAAAAGGCGACGTGGTAATGGTTTACCTGCCAATGATCCCTGAACTTGCTATTACAATTCTTGCATGTACTAGAATTGGCGCGATCCACTCTGTAGTGTTCGGAGGTTTTTCTCCGGAGGCTCTGCAAAGTAGGATAGAAGATTGTAAACCAAGACTGATCGTAACTTCCGACGGAGGTTATAGAGGTGGAAAAAGTCTAGACCTCAAAAAAGCTGTGGATACTGCTTTGGATCAATCTTCTGAAAAAGTAAATAATGTGATCGTTGTCAGGAGAACCGGACAAGAAACAGAACTAAATTGGAAAGAAGGAAGAGATCGTTGGTGGCATTATTTAATAAACGATCCGAATCTTCCTGCTTATTGTAAGCCGGAGCAAATGGATTCGGAAGATCCTTTGTTCATTCTATACACTTCAGGTTCTACAGGGAAACCTAAAGGAGTTCTTCATACAACTGGAGGATATCTTTTAGGGGTCAATATGACCTTTCATTATGTTTTTGATATCAAACCTACAGATACATATTGGTGTACTGCTGATATTGGTTGGGTAACTGGTCATAGTTATTTAGTGTATGGCCCACTTTCTAATGGAGCTACTTCTATCATGTTTGAAGGAGTTCCTACATATCCTGATGTGGGAAGATTCTGGGATGTGATCGATAAACACGGAGTTACAGTATTCTACACTGCGCCTACTGCCATCCGTTCATTAATGAGAGAAGGAACAGATCCTATCGAAAAAAGAAACCTAAGCACTCTTAGATTGATTGGATCCGTGGGAGAACCTATCAATCCTGAAGCTTGGGAATGGTATTTTAAATATGTAGGAAAATCCAAATGTCCTATCGTAGACACTTGGTGGCAGACAGAAACTGGAGCGATCATGATCTCTCCTTTGCCTGGGGCAATTGCACAAAAACCTGGATCTGCAACTCTTCCCTTCTTCGGAGTTCAACCTGTTCTTTTAAATGATGAAGGAAAAGAGATTAACTCCAAAGGAGAAGTTTCCGGAAACTTAGCGATCAAATCTCCTTGGCCTTCCATGATGAGAGGAGTGTTTAAGGACCCGAAAAGATTTTTCGATACCTACTTCTCCATTTATAAAGGATACTATTTTACCGGAGACGGAGCAAGAAGAGACAAAGACGGATATTATTGGATCACTGGTCGTGTAGACGATGTAATTAACGTATCAGGTCATAGGATCGGCTCAGCGGAAGTAGAAAGTGCACTTGTAGAAAATCTTTCCGTTGCAGAAGCAGCGGTTGTAGGATTTCCACATGATATCAAAGGCCAAGGAATTTATGCGTACGTCACAGTAAAAGAAGGTGTGACTACAAATGATTCTCTTAAAAAAGAACTGATAACCACTGTGGAAAAAATGATCGGAAAGATCGCAAGACCTGATGTGATCCATTGGGCACCCGGACTTCCTAAAACAAGATCTGGAAAAATTATGAGAAGGATCTTGCGTAAGATCGCATCCGGCGAATTCGAAGGTTTAGGAGATATCTCCACCTTGGCTGATCCAAGTGTAGTTGAAAAATTAATAGATGATAAGAAGAAGTATCACAGTTGA
- a CDS encoding cobalamin-binding protein, translated as MSKIGPQRIVCLTEETTELLYLLGEEERIVGISAYTERPPQAKEEKPRVSAFINGNIKRIKELDPDLVVGFSDIQAQLSHDLVKEGLNVLITNQRSLEEIFQTILMVGSLIGKTEQVSKLVESYKEKLNDIKERSSSKPKLKVFFQEWDHPIITGIRWVSELLEIVGAVDCFGHLKEKSLAKDRIISLQEVADAKPDLIIGSWCGKPMDFEWVRTREEWRDIPAIKNDKIFEMDPAIILQPGPALFEEGILEMDRILEEVRSSHS; from the coding sequence TTGAGTAAAATCGGTCCGCAAAGAATCGTATGTTTAACTGAAGAGACCACGGAACTTCTCTATTTATTAGGAGAAGAAGAAAGGATCGTGGGAATCTCCGCGTATACAGAAAGACCTCCTCAGGCAAAAGAAGAAAAGCCTAGAGTATCCGCTTTTATTAACGGAAACATTAAGAGGATCAAAGAACTGGATCCAGATCTGGTCGTTGGTTTTTCGGATATTCAGGCACAACTTTCTCATGATCTAGTAAAAGAAGGACTGAATGTTCTGATCACTAATCAAAGAAGTTTGGAGGAAATTTTCCAAACCATTTTGATGGTGGGATCATTGATCGGAAAAACGGAACAGGTTTCGAAACTTGTAGAATCGTATAAGGAAAAATTAAACGATATCAAAGAACGTTCTTCTTCTAAACCAAAACTTAAGGTGTTTTTCCAAGAATGGGACCATCCGATTATAACAGGGATCAGATGGGTTTCCGAATTATTGGAGATTGTAGGAGCAGTAGATTGTTTCGGTCATTTGAAAGAAAAATCCTTGGCCAAAGACAGGATTATAAGTCTCCAAGAAGTAGCTGATGCAAAACCGGATCTGATTATCGGAAGCTGGTGCGGAAAACCTATGGACTTCGAATGGGTGCGCACCAGAGAAGAATGGAGAGACATTCCAGCGATCAAAAACGATAAAATTTTCGAAATGGATCCTGCGATCATTTTACAACCTGGGCCGGCCTTATTTGAAGAAGGCATCCTAGAAATGGATCGTATTTTAGAAGAAGTGAGATCTTCTCATTCTTAA